AAGAACGGTCGGCCCCTGCAAGAGGAGGAGAACCGTGAGTAGCCCCTTACCACTGAGGCTCGGGAGGACCATCTAGCATGTTTTTTTAGAGCTtttactgaaacaaacaaacaaaaaaacctaacagGTGATGCTGAACAGATTgtaggctggagagctggctcagttaagagcactggttgctcttgcaaaggacccaggtcagttcccaacacccacgtgatagctcacaaccacccacagCTCCAcattcaggggatctgatgccttcttctgacctccaagggcagaaggcatgcatgtggtgctcatatacataaaaaaactcatagaaattttgggatttttttttttttaattttctggacagggtttctctgtgtagctctggctgttctagaacttgctctgcagaccaggctggcctgggactcacagagatccatctgccactgcctcccagccACTGGAagcaaaggcgtgtgccaccacacgtggctacaaaattttttaaaagaaaaatttagactaccaaacaaacaaacaaaccaaaaccctaGGAATTCCTTTGTGGTCCAGACTCCTCCTGAAAGTGACTTCTACTGTGAACcgttttccttcatttttatttctgtgtttatcacataaacaaacatttGCAGCTGTGTGGAGTTTTGTATACGGTATTTTAAGACAGGAACTTATGAAACTCAGGCTGGCTTTTAActgctgatcctcttgcctgTCACCCAAGCACCAGGATTCCATGAATGCATCGCCATTCCTGGCTCATGGCGTGTGCTGTTTTATTCTCTTAATCAGCAGTGGTTTTTCCACACACACTAGTCTGGGGATACCTGGCAGAGTCTGGGGGCATTAGTGGTTGTCACAAACACAGAGGCTGCTATTGGCATCTGATAGGTCGAGGTCAAAACGCCAGCTCTGCACATCCTACAAGGCACAGGATGGGCCCCACCACAAAGAAGTAATTCTACCCCAAAACATCAGTGCTGAGGCTGAGAAGCCTTGCCCTCAGTGGGAACGCCGGGCACACATCCCTTCATGTAACCTTCCCTGGCCAGGCTGTTCAGATAGACCTGCTTTGCTTCCTGTCATCATACTGAATATGATGTGGCTGAATTACCATTCTTCTGTTAGCACTTTAGTGTCTCCATTTTCTGTTACTTTGGGACTTTTGTTTGGagtctggggattgaacctaaggCCACACACATGTTAAGAACATGCTCTACCAGTAGGCCATTCTCCTTTGCCCTGGAGAGTTCCTGGCACCACCCTTGTATATGTGCTAAGGTGTAAATGTCTTTCCAGGGTAGATACCAAGCACTAACAGTACTGGGTTGAAGGGTTGCCAGTCTGGATTTGGTCTTGGGCTTCTTCTTTAGATATCTCCCTGCTATTCCCCAGGAGAagccgggggtgggggtgtggaAGGGGTGGGATGAGTGGATGCTGAGGCCAACCCTTGCCTCCCTCCTTCTGCCTAGGTGTTCACATCCAGTCATCACAGATTGTGGAGTCCAGCGGCCTGTACACCTTGCAGAGTGTCCTGAATGCACAGCTGGTTAAGGAGGACAAGGACGCCCAGTTTTACTGTGAACTCAGCTACCGGCTACCCAGTGGGAACCGCATGAAGGAATCGAGAGAGGTCACTGTCCCTGTTTTCTGTGAGTATTGACTTGTTCCTCTGGTTTAGGGGGAGGGCACGGTGGGAACTCCTGCTAGTCCCTGTGCATCAAATCCGGGGCCACTTGGACTGAGAGCCTTCTCTGCTCTGCCCACCCAGACCCTGCAGAAAAAGTGTGGGTGGAGGTAGAACCTGTAGGACCACTGAAGGAAGGGGATCATGTGAAGATCAGGTGTCAGACTGACGGCAACCCTCAACCCCACTTCACTATCAACAAGCAGGTACAGAAAGAGGGCTCCGTGCTGAGTGCATGGAGGGTGCACAAGGGTACAAGCAAAGAGGTGGAAACAGTAGCTGGAGGGTTATCAGCCTACCCTCACCCTTCTGTACTCTCCCAgaactccagcactggggagatggaggaggagaccACCGATGAAAACGGTATCCTATCCTTGGAGCCTGCACAGAAGCACCATAGTGGGCTCTACCAGTGTCAGAGCCTAGACCTGGAAACTACAACCATACTGTCGAGTGACCCCCAGGAACTGCTAGTGAACTGTGAGGCGCTAGGATGGAAGCTCCGTCTGGGGAAAGAGGAACTGTTGTCCTGCCCAGCCTGACGCTTTTGCTGTGTCTGCAGATGTATCTGGTGTTCGAGTGACTCCGACCGCCCCTGAAGCCCAGGAAGGCGATAGCCTCACACTGACCTGTGAGGCAGAGAGCAACCAGGACCTTGAGTTCGAGTGGCTGAGAGACAAGGTACCCATGTGGCTTTGGGACTGTGGGCAATGAGAGCTTACTCCTCAGACCACCTGACCTACCTCTCACCTCTAGACAGGCCAGCTGCTGGGAAAGGGGCCCATCCTCCAGCTAAACAACTTGAAACGGGAAGCAGGGGGACGCTATCTCTGCATGGCATCTGTCCCCAGAGTTCCTGGCTTGAATCGTACACAGCTGGTCAGCGTGGGCATTTTTGGTGAGGCCCTTTGTACAATGATCAGGTCACCCTGTGTTGCTTGCTTTTGAGCTGCTGGAGGTCTAAAAAGCCAGCTTGTCCCTTGGGAGCTGTGCTGGGGAGTGGGAGCAGGCTATTTGGGGGGTCTAACCCTTCCCCGCCCCCAAGGGTCCCCATGGATGGCATTAAAGGAGAGGAAGGTGTGGGTACAAGAGAATGCAGTGCTGAATCTGTCTTGTGAGGCCTCAGGACATCCTCAGCCCACCATCTCCTGGAATGTCAACGGCTCGGTGAGCAGGCTCCatttatctttccattttcttaatCCCTGCTTAGGCCTTGAGGCTGTGGCCAGAGAGGCTCCTCCCCTCTGAGCTGCCCCTCTTCTTCTAGGCAACTGAATGGAACCCAGATCCACAGACAGTAGTGAGCACCCTGAATGTCCTTGTGACCCCATCGCTGCTAGAGATGGGTGCAGAATGTACAGCCTCCAACTCGCTGGGCTCAAATACCACCATCTTTGTCCTGAAGCTGGGTGAGAGCTGCCTCCCTGCAGAGGATGGCAGGGGCATGCCCAGGCATGGGCATTAACGTGAGCTTCTACtaactgcccctcccccaatccctcTGCCTCCTAGTCACTTTAACCACCCTCACACCTGACTTCAGCCAGACCACTGGCCTCAGCACCTCCACGGTCAGTCCTCACGCCAGAGGCAACAGCACCTCCACAGGTAAGCCAGGCCTGTGCCAGGGTGCCCTGTTGAGGAAGGTTAACAGCTTATCTGTCACCCTGGGCTGGATAGGGTGGGGACAGCAACAGCAGTGTCGCAAGCCTGGGGGCAGGGAGAGACTAGAAGTGTCTTTGTTCGACAGAGAAAAAGCTGCCACAGCCAGAGAGCAAAGGTGTGGTCATCGTGGCTGTGATCGTGTGCATCCTGGTCCTTGCCATACTGGGTGCTGCCCTCTATTTCTTCTACAAGAAGGGCAAACTGCCATGTGGACACTCAGGAAAACAAGAGATGTAAGCCAAGCTTAAtggccctcattccctccctgtttTCGGCTGCCCAGCGTGCTACCTCATAAGGGACATTCCTTGCCTACCCAGGGCCCACTTAGTCCTTGAGAGCAGAAAATGGACCCCTTTTTACCACCCACTACCCAGCTTCCATCAACCACACCTTCTCCTCCAATTCTCCCTTTCTGGACTGGCCCCAAAGCACCAAAGAGTAGCCATCCCAAAAGGCTTTCCCGTTCCCTTGTCCCCAAGTTGCCAACCtttcacctccctcctcccagcacGATGCCCCCGCCTCGTAAGAGTGAATTTGTAGTTGAAGTTAAGTCAGATAAGCTCCCAGAAGAGATGGCTCTCCTTCAGGGCAGCAGCGGTGACAAGAGGGCTCCAGGAGACCAGGTAGGAGGCAGTTCCTGAGGCCAGGGCCTGATCCCCCTTTCAGGAATTGGGGGTAGTGGGCTAATGGTACTTGTTCCTGAACACTAACTCCTGTCCTTCATCCTTGCTTGGAAATGGGGAGCAGGCCCATCCTGCCCTAACATTACTGACAGATGGCAGGATAGGGCAAACAGTGGAGGGACCCTGGAGAAACAGAGAGCAAAGCCCCACCTTACATTCTGCTAAGACTCTTTCCCAGCACAGAGACATAGGTGGGGGActtctatcttttcttttccccttcccccaTTTCTGCTGCTTGCCTCAAGGACGTTGCAAACCCATCAGCTTTTGCTTCAGTCTCTCCTTTTGGTGCTCAGGGTTGTGACCCCTGCTGGCTCTCCGTGTTCTGGTTACTTCTCTCTACTCATTTCCAGGGAGAGAAGTACATCGATCTGAGGCAATAGCTGACTCACCAATATTTCCGGATCCCCACTCAGTCTTCACCCCAAGCAAAAGCCTCCAGAATGACAGTAGGGAAGATCCTCACTGCAGCCCCACTGCAGACCAGGTCCAGAGGGCTAAGAGCTGGGACAGAGCCACCTGGAGGATATCACTTGGCCATGTAGGCCTGGATTAAATACCAAGTCCTCTTTTGTGTCCGCTGAGTGATGCTTATCCCAAGGGGCCTGtgtcccaggtttttttttttccttctccccttACACAGCCAGTGGTTCTACATCCATCTCCTGCCATCAGCTGTGTGGGCTTGCTTCTCTGAGTTGCTGTTCTCCCTTCAACAGGCTGTCTTCATGCTAGTTCTATCACATGATACAGGACCTGGGCAGGAGGCCACATGAGAGAACCCCACACACCGGAAGCAGCTGTAGTACTGCTTTTGTACCTTCCTGCCTGCTACTAATTCAGGGTCTCTTTCGGAACATTTTTCCTTCGGGCAGAAGTCAGGAACTGATGTTAGTCCTTCAGACACATCCCTGAGTGAGGAAGCTGGGCactgttttttctgtttttgtttttgagtgaaGGCTACTGAGCCCGAGCTTCCTGTATTCCCTCAGTGACCGAGAGAAAAGAGACAGGATAGAGAGGTGGTCTACTGTTCACGGAGGTTAGGCTTATAGGTATGTTAGTACCAAATTTTGCTATGTGAGCTTATGGGCCCAGATCCTAAGAGAGCCCAAGTGGGAAAATGGTACTTAAGAGATGAAAACCTGGCCTGGGAAGAGCTTTTGAGGTATGCTTGCatctgtgagtgagtgagtgagtgagtgtatgtgtgtgtgtacatacatatatatatatggttttgtCTGTAAATTTGCAAATTGTTTCCTTTTATATATTATGTGTtagaaaaataaagtattat
This is a stretch of genomic DNA from Meriones unguiculatus strain TT.TT164.6M chromosome 1, Bangor_MerUng_6.1, whole genome shotgun sequence. It encodes these proteins:
- the Mcam gene encoding cell surface glycoprotein MUC18 isoform X1, whose amino-acid sequence is MGLPRLVCAFLLAACYCCRHATGVPGEEKQPAHTPDLVEAEVGSTALLRCNPSQSSGNFSHVDWFLIHREEQVLIFRVRQGQGRSEPGEYEHRLSLQGSGATLALSQVTPHDERTFLCKSKRPRLPDHYIKLQVYKAPEEPTIQANAVGIHVDRQELREVATCVGRNGFPIPQVIWYKNGRPLQEEENRVHIQSSQIVESSGLYTLQSVLNAQLVKEDKDAQFYCELSYRLPSGNRMKESREVTVPVFYPAEKVWVEVEPVGPLKEGDHVKIRCQTDGNPQPHFTINKQNSSTGEMEEETTDENGILSLEPAQKHHSGLYQCQSLDLETTTILSSDPQELLVNYVSGVRVTPTAPEAQEGDSLTLTCEAESNQDLEFEWLRDKTGQLLGKGPILQLNNLKREAGGRYLCMASVPRVPGLNRTQLVSVGIFGSPWMALKERKVWVQENAVLNLSCEASGHPQPTISWNVNGSATEWNPDPQTVVSTLNVLVTPSLLEMGAECTASNSLGSNTTIFVLKLVTLTTLTPDFSQTTGLSTSTVSPHARGNSTSTEKKLPQPESKGVVIVAVIVCILVLAILGAALYFFYKKGKLPCGHSGKQEITMPPPRKSEFVVEVKSDKLPEEMALLQGSSGDKRAPGDQGEKYIDLRQ
- the Mcam gene encoding cell surface glycoprotein MUC18 isoform X2, translating into MGLPRLVCAFLLAACYCCRHATGVPGEEKQPAHTPDLVEAEVGSTALLRCNPSQSSGNFSHVDWFLIHREEQVLIFRVRQGQGRSEPGEYEHRLSLQGSGATLALSQVTPHDERTFLCKSKRPRLPDHYIKLQVYKAPEEPTIQANAVGIHVDRQELREVATCVGRNGFPIPQVIWYKNGRPLQEEENRVHIQSSQIVESSGLYTLQSVLNAQLVKEDKDAQFYCELSYRLPSGNRMKESREVTVPVFYPAEKVWVEVEPVGPLKEGDHVKIRCQTDGNPQPHFTINKQNSSTGEMEEETTDENGILSLEPAQKHHSGLYQCQSLDLETTTILSSDPQELLVNYVSGVRVTPTAPEAQEGDSLTLTCEAESNQDLEFEWLRDKTGQLLGKGPILQLNNLKREAGGRYLCMASVPRVPGLNRTQLVSVGIFGSPWMALKERKVWVQENAVLNLSCEASGHPQPTISWNVNGSATEWNPDPQTVVSTLNVLVTPSLLEMGAECTASNSLGSNTTIFVLKLEKKLPQPESKGVVIVAVIVCILVLAILGAALYFFYKKGKLPCGHSGKQEITMPPPRKSEFVVEVKSDKLPEEMALLQGSSGDKRAPGDQGEKYIDLRQ
- the Mcam gene encoding cell surface glycoprotein MUC18 isoform X3; the protein is MGLPRLVCAFLLAACYCCRHATGVPGEEKQPAHTPDLVEAEVGSTALLRCNPSQSSGNFSHVDWFLIHREEQVLIFRVRQGQGRSEPGEYEHRLSLQGSGATLALSQVTPHDERTFLCKSKRPRLPDHYIKLQVYKAPEEPTIQANAVGIHVDRQELREVATCVGRNGFPIPQVIWYKNGRPLQEEENRVHIQSSQIVESSGLYTLQSVLNAQLVKEDKDAQFYCELSYRLPSGNRMKESREVTVPVFYPAEKVWVEVEPVGPLKEGDHVKIRCQTDGNPQPHFTINKQNSSTGEMEEETTDENGILSLEPAQKHHSGLYQCQSLDLETTTILSSDPQELLVNYVSGVRVTPTAPEAQEGDSLTLTCEAESNQDLEFEWLRDKTGQLLGKGPILQLNNLKREAGGRYLCMASVPRVPGLNRTQLVSVGIFGSPWMALKERKVWVQENAVLNLSCEASGHPQPTISWNVNGSATEWNPDPQTVVSTLNVLVTPSLLEMGAECTASNSLGSNTTIFVLKLVTLTTLTPDFSQTTGLSTSTVSPHARGNSTSTEKKLPQPESKGVVIVAVIVCILVLAILGAALYFFYKKGKLPCGHSGKQEMERSTSI